A section of the Rummeliibacillus pycnus genome encodes:
- a CDS encoding methyl-accepting chemotaxis protein → MSRKNKVSFRTMLMAPIILIIILSSAIIAYVSYDKNKKVIIHSVEQQMLSSAEVLNQKITMLKATTTKEQFDHKLSYALTQTRNSFKSSALIPMQFKITNEGKVESFNEFKSNIPKIPNDFIEKLYQQKNGIVHNNGVTYALSYQMELGGSVYVIALYDKDYLKPVYNYRNLLVSMTLLTVLIASLIGFFMISKVTKPVLSLKKLMDKVSEGDLQTRIKIGQSSKEIYSLSIGFNQMVDRLQSLMSHLELSAKQVTQSSDRLKITSSESRQAIEQISLAIEEVAGGTEVQVDSATLAAKQVSDISIGMNHAGQSIHSVENSVNKALTIANSGNKLVNNTVEQISLVEKTVENTAVMLESLQLKSKDIDQILNLISEISTLTNLLSLNATIEAARAGEHGKGFAVVAQEVRKLSDQSEQAVMQIKEITDKIRKETDEVALSMNQGLKVLKEGIIMVNQTEESFGDIVKAVRNATDETKDVSTIVDDVNIKTKNMVNRMEQISSISGQLAGTMQHISAVTEEQQASMDNVSDESVALNNLAKELENIITNFKV, encoded by the coding sequence ATGTCAAGAAAAAATAAAGTAAGTTTTCGGACAATGTTGATGGCTCCAATTATTTTAATCATTATTTTATCCTCTGCTATTATTGCATATGTAAGTTATGATAAAAACAAGAAAGTCATTATTCATTCTGTTGAACAGCAAATGCTCTCTTCTGCAGAGGTACTAAATCAAAAAATCACCATGTTAAAAGCTACCACTACAAAAGAACAGTTTGATCATAAATTATCCTATGCGCTAACTCAAACTAGAAATAGCTTTAAATCATCAGCATTAATACCCATGCAATTTAAAATAACAAATGAAGGAAAGGTAGAGTCATTTAATGAATTTAAGAGTAATATTCCGAAAATTCCAAATGATTTCATCGAAAAACTCTACCAACAAAAGAATGGCATTGTACATAATAACGGAGTCACTTATGCTCTGTCATATCAAATGGAACTAGGTGGATCAGTATATGTAATTGCATTATACGATAAAGATTACTTAAAGCCTGTATACAATTATCGGAATTTATTGGTTAGTATGACGCTTCTTACTGTACTAATTGCCAGCCTAATAGGATTTTTTATGATAAGTAAAGTGACCAAACCGGTTCTTTCTTTAAAAAAATTAATGGATAAAGTTTCTGAAGGTGATTTACAAACAAGAATAAAAATTGGTCAATCCAGTAAAGAAATCTATTCATTATCGATAGGTTTTAACCAGATGGTCGATCGTCTTCAATCATTAATGTCTCATTTAGAATTGAGTGCGAAACAGGTAACTCAATCATCTGACAGACTAAAAATAACATCTTCAGAATCTAGGCAGGCTATAGAACAAATATCATTGGCAATAGAAGAAGTAGCAGGGGGAACAGAAGTACAAGTAGATTCTGCTACACTAGCTGCAAAACAGGTTTCTGATATCTCAATTGGCATGAATCATGCTGGTCAAAGCATTCATAGTGTCGAAAATTCAGTTAATAAGGCTTTAACAATAGCAAATTCAGGGAATAAACTAGTTAATAATACAGTTGAACAAATATCACTAGTTGAAAAAACTGTTGAAAACACAGCTGTAATGCTTGAATCATTACAGTTAAAATCAAAGGATATCGATCAAATACTAAATTTAATAAGCGAAATATCCACCCTAACGAATCTTCTTTCTTTAAACGCAACGATTGAAGCGGCACGCGCAGGAGAACATGGGAAGGGATTTGCTGTTGTTGCACAAGAGGTTAGAAAACTATCAGATCAATCAGAGCAAGCAGTCATGCAAATTAAAGAAATAACAGATAAAATTAGAAAAGAAACAGATGAAGTCGCTCTATCGATGAATCAAGGATTAAAGGTATTAAAAGAAGGAATTATTATGGTAAATCAAACAGAAGAATCTTTTGGAGATATTGTAAAAGCTGTTAGAAATGCCACAGATGAAACGAAGGACGTTTCTACTATTGTAGATGACGTTAATATAAAAACTAAAAATATGGTAAATCGTATGGAGCAAATATCTTCAATTTCTGGACAATTGGCCGGAACTATGCAACATATTTCGGCTGTTACAGAAGAACAACAAGCATCTATGGATAATGTTTCAGATGAGTCGGTTGCTCTAAACAATTTAGCGAAAGAATTGGAAAATATAATAACTAATTTTAAAGTGTAA
- the dapA gene encoding 4-hydroxy-tetrahydrodipicolinate synthase, whose protein sequence is MNFGQILTAMVTPFDQNGEIDFPATKNLINYLIANGTDGLVVAGTTGESPTLSTEEKVELFKFVVDTVAGRVPVIAGTGSNNTRASVNLTKLAEDTGVDGIMLVVPYYNKPSQEGLYQHFKTIAEATTLPIVLYNIPGRSVINMAVETVVRLAQIPNIVAIKDASGNLDAMAETISQTPEEFSVYTGEDSLTLPALSIGATGVISVASHIIGNEMQAMITKFKNGNTQEAAQDHRRYLPIFNGLFAAPNPSPVKAALNLKGIPVGGVRLPIIPLNDNEINALQEVLRVVKVKEEVIS, encoded by the coding sequence ATGAATTTTGGACAAATTTTAACTGCTATGGTGACACCATTTGATCAAAATGGAGAAATTGATTTCCCAGCTACTAAAAACTTAATCAATTATTTAATCGCTAATGGAACAGACGGTTTAGTAGTTGCAGGTACAACTGGAGAATCTCCTACGTTATCAACAGAAGAAAAAGTAGAATTATTTAAATTTGTAGTAGACACTGTTGCTGGAAGAGTTCCTGTTATAGCTGGTACCGGCTCAAACAATACAAGAGCTTCTGTGAACTTAACTAAACTTGCAGAGGATACAGGCGTGGATGGTATTATGCTCGTAGTCCCATATTATAACAAACCTTCCCAAGAAGGATTATATCAACACTTTAAAACAATTGCTGAAGCAACAACACTGCCAATTGTACTTTACAATATCCCAGGTCGAAGTGTCATCAATATGGCAGTTGAAACAGTCGTTCGATTAGCACAAATTCCAAATATCGTAGCGATTAAAGATGCAAGTGGTAATTTAGATGCGATGGCTGAAACAATTAGCCAAACACCTGAAGAATTTTCAGTTTACACTGGCGAGGATAGCCTAACATTACCGGCATTATCTATTGGTGCTACAGGTGTAATCTCCGTGGCTTCCCATATTATTGGAAATGAAATGCAAGCAATGATTACAAAATTCAAAAATGGTAATACACAAGAAGCTGCACAAGATCATCGTCGATACCTTCCAATATTCAATGGACTATTTGCAGCACCAAATCCATCACCTGTCAAAGCTGCATTAAATCTCAAAGGTATTCCTGTCGGCGGCGTTCGTTTACCAATTATCCCATTAAACGATAACGAAATAAATGCATTACAAGAAGTATTGCGAGTAGTGAAAGTAAAAGAAGAAGTTATTTCATAA
- a CDS encoding NUDIX hydrolase — MTRGENEDELWDIYDKERKLTGRIHRRGDKLAEGDYHLVVHVCIFNSKNQLLIQQRQPWKKGWPDMWDLTVGGSAVAGDSSTTAAEREVKEEIGLDIDLTNERPRFTINFPNGFDDYYLITNDVDLEELHLQEDEVQAVKWVDKEELLQMVENGEMIPYYFLNTIFELKNFWGCWDPSAKSYILKR, encoded by the coding sequence ATGACAAGAGGCGAAAACGAAGATGAATTATGGGACATATATGATAAAGAGCGAAAATTAACAGGTAGAATACATAGAAGAGGGGATAAATTGGCTGAAGGAGATTATCATCTAGTCGTTCATGTCTGTATTTTTAATAGCAAAAATCAGCTATTGATTCAACAGAGACAACCATGGAAGAAAGGTTGGCCAGATATGTGGGATCTAACTGTTGGAGGATCTGCAGTAGCAGGAGATAGCAGTACCACAGCAGCAGAAAGAGAAGTAAAAGAAGAAATAGGGCTAGATATTGATTTAACAAATGAAAGACCGCGATTTACGATCAATTTTCCAAATGGATTTGATGATTATTATTTGATTACCAACGATGTGGATTTAGAAGAATTACATTTACAGGAAGATGAAGTGCAAGCTGTAAAATGGGTAGATAAAGAGGAACTATTGCAAATGGTTGAGAATGGTGAGATGATTCCTTATTATTTTCTGAATACTATTTTTGAGTTGAAAAATTTCTGGGGGTGCTGGGATCCTTCAGCAAAGAGTTATATTCTGAAACGATAG
- a CDS encoding GNAT family N-acetyltransferase produces MSIIYEVISEDAISYIKDLCNELMAYQQSKATVHPELFDNMNFETRMIPSVKSAKNNYIIVAKDGNEIVGYAYSNISPKETYSNDFATLNCDAFFDFESVKNNNVGSLSQFYIKDGYRRLGIGSVLFKKSMDWLNTFEHISDIFIFVSEGNDQALKFYQRKGFNISHQILDGFITVLRNT; encoded by the coding sequence TTGTCGATCATTTACGAAGTTATTTCTGAAGATGCAATAAGTTACATCAAAGATCTATGTAATGAATTAATGGCGTATCAACAGTCTAAAGCAACTGTTCATCCTGAGTTGTTTGATAACATGAATTTTGAAACGAGAATGATTCCTTCAGTCAAGAGTGCTAAGAATAACTACATTATTGTAGCCAAAGATGGTAATGAAATTGTTGGGTATGCATATAGTAATATTTCACCGAAGGAAACGTATTCCAATGATTTTGCCACTTTAAATTGCGATGCTTTCTTTGACTTTGAATCAGTAAAAAATAATAATGTAGGCAGTCTTTCACAATTTTACATTAAAGATGGTTATCGTAGGTTGGGCATAGGGTCTGTTTTGTTCAAAAAGTCGATGGATTGGCTGAATACATTTGAGCATATAAGTGATATTTTTATATTCGTGTCAGAAGGAAATGATCAGGCTTTGAAATTTTATCAAAGAAAAGGCTTTAATATCAGTCATCAGATTTTAGATGGGTTTATCACAGTACTAAGAAATACTTAA
- a CDS encoding radical SAM/SPASM domain-containing protein, with the protein MENKNNYVPSKFNALSKTDDGGVILYNSYTGAIVDFSEEEKAEVMGSLKRTGTAALDSDVKKAMFDNGFIVPDNVDEKRRAEYLHQSMHRTDMLHLILMTTEQCNFRCTYCYETFARGKMTDETKSGVKALVKERATTLNNLHISWFGGEPLLELGIIEELSNSFMAEAKENKIDYSADIVTNGFFLTREVFEKLLSWEVRQYMVTIDGVQAVHDSRRHMAGGQGTFERIIENLKAVKESTGQFDMTIRVNFDEDNLQETGELIDFLKEHFADDKRFGVFFRPVGRWGGEHNDEIPTCTHITANKKIWEFTETAMDKGISMSNMVTGSLMPTASVCYAAKPNAMVIGSNGQLYKCTTVLDEEVNKVGHIHADGTMDLDYDKIASWVMSGEETDSVCQSCFYRPACQGNHCPWYRVVSGERPCPSEKKNIKKVLNLVWRNSLQKEKV; encoded by the coding sequence TTGGAGAATAAAAATAATTATGTTCCATCAAAGTTTAATGCCTTATCTAAAACGGATGATGGAGGCGTCATTTTATACAATAGTTATACAGGCGCCATTGTTGATTTTTCAGAAGAAGAAAAAGCAGAAGTCATGGGTTCTTTAAAGAGAACGGGGACAGCTGCATTAGATAGTGATGTAAAAAAAGCTATGTTTGATAATGGTTTTATTGTTCCCGATAATGTAGATGAGAAGAGACGAGCAGAATATTTGCACCAATCTATGCACCGTACAGATATGTTGCACCTGATCCTTATGACAACAGAACAATGTAATTTCCGTTGTACGTATTGCTATGAAACATTTGCACGTGGCAAAATGACAGACGAAACAAAAAGTGGTGTAAAAGCATTAGTAAAAGAACGAGCTACTACTCTAAATAATTTACATATTAGCTGGTTCGGTGGTGAACCATTACTTGAATTAGGAATCATCGAAGAATTGTCTAATTCATTTATGGCAGAAGCAAAAGAAAATAAAATCGATTATTCTGCTGACATTGTAACAAATGGATTCTTTTTAACAAGAGAAGTTTTTGAAAAATTATTATCTTGGGAAGTACGTCAATATATGGTGACAATTGATGGTGTTCAAGCAGTACACGACAGTCGTAGACATATGGCAGGCGGTCAAGGAACATTTGAACGAATTATTGAAAATCTAAAAGCTGTTAAAGAAAGTACTGGTCAGTTTGATATGACAATTCGTGTCAACTTCGATGAAGACAATTTACAAGAAACTGGCGAATTAATTGATTTCTTAAAAGAACACTTTGCTGATGATAAGCGCTTTGGCGTATTCTTCCGTCCTGTTGGTAGATGGGGTGGAGAACATAATGATGAAATTCCTACATGTACACACATTACAGCTAATAAAAAAATCTGGGAATTCACAGAAACAGCTATGGATAAAGGCATTAGTATGAGTAATATGGTTACAGGCTCTTTAATGCCAACTGCATCTGTATGCTATGCTGCTAAACCAAATGCTATGGTTATTGGCTCAAATGGTCAATTATACAAATGTACAACTGTTTTAGATGAAGAAGTAAATAAAGTTGGCCATATCCATGCTGATGGTACTATGGATCTTGATTATGATAAGATCGCTTCTTGGGTAATGTCTGGGGAAGAAACAGACTCTGTTTGCCAATCATGCTTCTACCGTCCTGCGTGTCAAGGAAATCACTGCCCATGGTATCGTGTAGTATCTGGAGAAAGACCTTGTCCATCTGAAAAGAAAAATATTAAAAAAGTATTAAATCTTGTTTGGAGAAATAGCTTACAAAAAGAAAAAGTGTAA
- a CDS encoding aminotransferase class I/II-fold pyridoxal phosphate-dependent enzyme — MNQFQTPLYDALENFYKNDKVSYHVPGHKNGKVFLEKGNYLYKRLLSIDATELTGLDDLHAPVGPIREAELLLAELYGVKKSYFLVNGSTVGNLAMILASCSEGDTVLVQRNCHKSVLHGLMLANVKPVFLSPTFHKKWGIAGGLDFKIVAEALEMYPNSKAIILTYPNYYGLGHDLTNVIALAHKKRIPILVDEAHGAHFSLPSPFPKSSLEMGADVVVHSAHKTLPAMTMGSYLHVNSSLVNVNRVEFYLQMLQSSSPSYPIMGSLDLARAYLASYSQDDQDSLIKKISQFKILLSAIPEIDVLEPPEEVWMDPLKISIRSNCGLSGYDLQALLEEKGIYSELADPQNVLLVLPLVKKGESYPFDQTATLITSAVKSQYRTKEYESTGNWEETEKIVTLSLSYTEMQQTKIQQLSFNEAIGKISGEMVIPYPPGIPLLMAGERITAKKITTLENLLALHSRFHGGTALAERKLIVYEEH, encoded by the coding sequence ATGAATCAATTTCAGACGCCGTTATATGATGCTTTAGAGAATTTCTATAAGAATGATAAAGTATCCTATCATGTACCTGGCCATAAAAACGGAAAAGTTTTTTTAGAAAAAGGCAACTATTTATACAAGCGTTTACTTTCTATTGATGCCACAGAATTAACAGGATTAGATGACTTGCACGCACCTGTTGGCCCTATACGAGAGGCAGAGTTATTATTAGCAGAGTTATATGGCGTAAAGAAAAGTTACTTTCTTGTAAATGGGTCAACAGTAGGTAATCTAGCAATGATTTTAGCATCATGTAGTGAAGGCGATACTGTCCTCGTTCAACGCAATTGTCACAAGTCTGTTCTCCATGGATTGATGTTAGCAAATGTAAAACCTGTTTTTTTATCCCCAACGTTCCATAAAAAATGGGGGATTGCTGGGGGCCTAGATTTTAAGATTGTTGCAGAAGCATTAGAAATGTATCCTAACTCAAAAGCAATAATTTTAACCTATCCTAATTATTATGGGCTTGGACATGATTTAACGAATGTAATTGCGTTAGCACATAAAAAAAGAATTCCCATTCTTGTTGATGAAGCACATGGGGCTCATTTTTCGTTACCATCACCATTTCCTAAAAGTTCACTTGAGATGGGCGCAGACGTTGTCGTTCATTCCGCACATAAAACGTTGCCTGCAATGACGATGGGCTCTTATTTGCATGTTAACAGTTCATTGGTAAATGTAAATCGAGTTGAGTTTTATTTACAAATGCTTCAATCGAGCAGTCCATCTTATCCAATAATGGGGTCACTTGATCTAGCACGAGCATATTTGGCTTCTTACTCACAAGATGATCAAGATTCACTTATAAAAAAAATTTCTCAGTTTAAAATTTTGTTGTCCGCTATCCCGGAAATTGATGTATTGGAACCTCCGGAAGAAGTATGGATGGATCCATTAAAAATAAGTATTCGCTCAAATTGTGGACTTAGTGGCTATGATCTTCAGGCTCTCCTTGAAGAAAAAGGGATCTACTCTGAATTAGCAGATCCTCAAAATGTTTTACTCGTATTGCCATTAGTAAAAAAAGGAGAAAGCTATCCATTTGATCAAACAGCTACATTAATCACGTCGGCTGTTAAATCTCAGTATAGAACGAAAGAGTATGAATCTACTGGTAATTGGGAAGAAACCGAAAAAATCGTCACTTTGTCTTTATCTTACACTGAGATGCAGCAAACAAAGATACAACAACTATCATTTAACGAAGCGATTGGTAAAATTTCAGGTGAAATGGTTATTCCCTATCCTCCTGGCATCCCTCTCTTGATGGCTGGAGAGAGGATTACTGCAAAAAAAATCACTACTCTAGAAAATTTGTTAGCCCTTCATTCTCGTTTTCATGGTGGAACAGCTTTAGCCGAACGGAAACTTATTGTATATGAAGAACATTAA
- a CDS encoding CGNR zinc finger domain-containing protein has product MNDTKKFPLLSGNLSLDLVNTELVKRGQRQDLLLTEEDVIDWLYTIKENNSFWNAQLFQKIKERIGQVFLCILEMRTVLRTEFESIANKKPISDKFIVYLERKIKKAPFTYKLVEQKLVPIPIGEIEDVLLSLIAFNALTLIETNRLTFIKRCSNPECVLLFIDESGRRKWCSMKICGNRKKVSRFQHRHIEDH; this is encoded by the coding sequence ATGAATGATACAAAAAAATTTCCATTACTATCAGGAAATCTTTCACTAGATTTAGTGAATACAGAACTTGTAAAGCGTGGTCAACGTCAGGACCTATTATTGACGGAAGAGGATGTAATTGATTGGCTTTATACAATAAAAGAAAACAATTCATTTTGGAATGCACAATTATTCCAAAAGATTAAAGAGAGAATTGGACAGGTATTTTTATGTATTTTAGAAATGCGTACGGTTTTAAGAACAGAGTTTGAATCAATAGCCAATAAAAAGCCAATATCGGATAAATTTATCGTTTATTTAGAGAGGAAAATTAAAAAGGCACCATTTACTTATAAACTAGTAGAACAAAAACTGGTTCCTATACCAATTGGAGAGATAGAGGATGTTCTTTTATCGTTAATCGCTTTTAATGCATTAACTTTAATTGAAACCAATCGTTTAACATTTATCAAGAGATGCTCGAATCCGGAGTGTGTACTTTTATTTATCGACGAGAGCGGAAGACGTAAATGGTGTTCGATGAAAATATGTGGGAACAGAAAAAAAGTATCGAGATTTCAACATAGGCACATAGAAGATCATTAA
- a CDS encoding HPP family protein produces MEKTTIEKNSFIFTRYISKMKGTGKSPLKVNVKDSATGLIGGFLTIFALVCLTNMTSSQWLMAPFGASCVLAFGIWNAPLSQPRNIIGGHFVSTFIGLATYHIMGDEPWAIALAVGLAIAVMMLTKTTHPPAGADPLVIMFEAYSWSYLIMPVFIGSVIIVLFALFINNLRSNRSYPTFWI; encoded by the coding sequence ATGGAGAAGACAACAATAGAAAAAAATTCATTTATTTTTACCCGCTATATATCTAAAATGAAGGGAACAGGAAAAAGTCCTTTAAAAGTTAATGTAAAAGACTCAGCAACAGGACTAATTGGTGGATTTCTAACGATTTTTGCGTTAGTTTGTTTAACAAATATGACATCTTCCCAATGGCTAATGGCTCCATTTGGTGCTAGTTGTGTATTAGCATTTGGTATTTGGAATGCACCGTTATCACAGCCAAGAAATATTATTGGAGGACATTTTGTGTCTACATTCATCGGTTTAGCTACTTATCATATTATGGGTGATGAGCCTTGGGCAATTGCTTTGGCTGTTGGCTTAGCCATTGCTGTGATGATGCTCACAAAAACAACCCATCCGCCAGCAGGTGCAGATCCACTCGTTATTATGTTCGAAGCATACAGTTGGAGTTACTTGATTATGCCGGTTTTCATAGGCTCTGTTATCATCGTTCTCTTTGCATTGTTCATTAATAATCTGCGAAGTAATAGGAGTTACCCAACCTTTTGGATATAA
- a CDS encoding D-glycero-alpha-D-manno-heptose-1,7-bisphosphate 7-phosphatase, producing the protein MKKAVFLDRDGVINEVLTDRVKFVNKPQDLYFLPDVPEAIKKLNNFFDYIFVVTNQGGVGLGFMKETQLNKIHDHMIAELKKEGAIIHDVAYCAHKPKAGCECRKPKPKLILDLSKKYTIDLSKSYMVGDTDTDIIAGKKAGTKGVFLGESDPLADAVFPDLISAVDWMIEDSKA; encoded by the coding sequence ATGAAAAAAGCAGTATTTTTAGACCGTGACGGAGTAATAAATGAAGTATTAACAGATCGAGTTAAATTTGTGAATAAACCACAAGATCTTTACTTCTTACCCGATGTTCCGGAAGCTATCAAGAAATTGAATAATTTCTTTGACTACATATTTGTGGTGACCAATCAGGGCGGTGTTGGATTAGGGTTTATGAAAGAAACTCAACTTAACAAAATCCACGATCATATGATTGCTGAATTAAAGAAAGAAGGAGCCATTATCCATGATGTGGCTTACTGTGCGCATAAGCCAAAAGCTGGCTGTGAATGTCGTAAACCAAAACCAAAATTAATTTTAGACTTAAGTAAAAAATATACGATTGATTTATCGAAATCCTATATGGTGGGAGATACCGATACAGACATTATTGCGGGGAAAAAAGCAGGTACAAAGGGAGTCTTTTTAGGAGAAAGTGATCCGCTTGCAGATGCAGTTTTTCCCGACTTAATAAGCGCGGTTGACTGGATGATAGAAGATTCAAAAGCTTGA
- a CDS encoding NADH-dependent flavin oxidoreductase: MTNLFENYTLPNGISLRNRVVMAPMTTYSANDDGTVSDAEIAYYTNRSKGVGMVVTACTHVTENGKGFPGQFAGYADEFIPSLKRVADAIHKGGAKAVLQIYHGGRRSIPEEVPNGEIVSASDVAFPGNATPRPLTIEEIKEIIGAYGETTRRAIEAGYDGVEIHGANTYLLQQFFSGYTNRRKDKYGGSIENRMRFPLEVVDEVRSVVAKFASKPFIVGYRFSPEEEEETGITMDQTVQLIDALADKKLTYLHVSQGEFYTKPHRFSGDKNKSRVEILLDTIHGRTPLIGVGSIYSLEDAEKASESGVDLIALGRELLIEPNWVQKAEAGDGHIPTKMDKTKQKELIIPDPMWKMLHRPGWIPGM; encoded by the coding sequence ATGACAAATTTGTTTGAAAACTATACACTTCCAAACGGAATATCACTGCGAAATAGAGTGGTGATGGCGCCAATGACGACATATTCAGCTAATGACGATGGTACAGTGTCAGATGCAGAAATAGCTTATTATACGAACCGTTCAAAAGGTGTCGGTATGGTTGTAACTGCTTGTACACATGTGACAGAGAATGGTAAAGGTTTTCCTGGTCAGTTTGCAGGATATGCAGATGAATTTATTCCGAGTTTGAAAAGAGTAGCAGATGCAATTCACAAAGGTGGAGCAAAAGCGGTGCTTCAAATTTATCATGGTGGAAGACGTAGCATCCCTGAAGAAGTGCCCAATGGTGAAATTGTAAGTGCTAGTGATGTTGCTTTTCCCGGAAACGCAACACCACGACCTTTGACAATAGAAGAAATTAAAGAAATCATCGGAGCATATGGTGAAACCACTCGTCGTGCGATTGAAGCAGGATACGATGGTGTTGAAATTCATGGTGCGAATACGTATTTACTTCAACAATTCTTCTCAGGCTACACAAATCGAAGAAAAGATAAATATGGTGGTTCTATTGAAAATCGTATGCGCTTTCCATTAGAAGTTGTAGATGAAGTAAGAAGTGTTGTCGCGAAATTTGCATCTAAACCATTTATTGTTGGGTATAGATTTTCTCCTGAAGAGGAAGAAGAAACAGGAATTACAATGGATCAAACGGTACAACTTATAGATGCTCTTGCTGATAAGAAGTTAACCTATTTACACGTATCGCAAGGAGAATTCTATACTAAGCCTCATCGTTTTAGTGGAGATAAAAATAAATCACGTGTTGAAATCTTATTAGATACCATTCATGGTCGTACGCCATTAATTGGAGTTGGTTCAATTTATTCGTTAGAAGATGCTGAAAAGGCAAGTGAATCTGGTGTAGATTTGATCGCCTTAGGTCGTGAGCTCTTAATTGAACCAAATTGGGTACAAAAAGCTGAAGCAGGAGATGGTCATATCCCTACGAAGATGGATAAGACAAAACAAAAGGAACTTATTATTCCAGATCCAATGTGGAAGATGTTACATAGACCAGGATGGATTCCAGGAATGTAA
- a CDS encoding S1C family serine protease gives MKRLLVLLLSSIAIITIVFTTVTNEAVQAKTMWGKIEFKNGMIGKVKIIQNTNQYSISKNKLKKGQSIKKGKEYGVYSYSKSYGGIYKIGSNKYVKKTKSIKYYKASKKLIYNVKKDRADLSTSEIAKLNDDKVALIEVNVQNGKSQGSGVLVGNGLVLTNEHVINGMRSGTITLNNGKKYKIKGVVVKDKTKDLALIKTNDKITGINSVKIGSYKSLAKGQKIVAIGSPLGLQNTVSEGIVSSFRVSNGVKLIQISAPIDHGSSGGGLFNKKGELVGITSSGYNSNADLNFAVAIDEMSSWNKYFKMNYNDIKVLPIDNLSNVPILGNIALGMTKAQVKKLETATLYQENSNSLAYKNKLIFEYTANVIYEFKDDKLVAINIFHDVVNNQDDLKLLEAYFLAMYDKISAIYGESDSLDTDWYDDEDGYSISAFWDEDTEGILLTSTIMDDFSSFGGIRIALK, from the coding sequence ATGAAAAGACTTTTGGTTTTATTATTGTCAAGTATTGCAATTATTACAATTGTTTTTACAACAGTTACTAATGAAGCAGTGCAAGCAAAAACGATGTGGGGAAAAATAGAATTTAAAAATGGAATGATTGGCAAAGTAAAGATCATCCAAAATACCAATCAATATAGTATTAGTAAAAACAAACTAAAGAAAGGTCAAAGTATTAAAAAAGGAAAAGAATATGGAGTATATTCTTACTCAAAAAGTTATGGTGGAATCTATAAAATTGGCAGTAATAAATATGTAAAAAAGACCAAATCAATTAAGTATTACAAGGCATCCAAAAAGTTGATTTATAATGTAAAGAAAGATAGAGCCGATTTAAGTACTTCTGAAATTGCGAAATTAAACGATGATAAAGTCGCTTTAATCGAAGTCAATGTTCAGAATGGAAAATCTCAGGGAAGCGGTGTTTTAGTTGGTAATGGTTTAGTATTAACAAATGAACATGTTATAAATGGTATGAGGAGTGGCACAATCACCCTTAATAATGGCAAAAAATATAAAATAAAGGGTGTAGTAGTAAAGGATAAAACAAAGGATTTAGCTTTGATAAAAACGAATGACAAGATAACAGGTATAAATTCTGTGAAAATTGGATCATACAAAAGTTTAGCAAAGGGGCAAAAAATTGTTGCGATCGGAAGTCCCTTGGGATTACAAAATACCGTTTCTGAAGGGATTGTAAGTTCATTTAGAGTGTCAAATGGTGTAAAACTTATTCAAATTAGCGCACCTATTGACCATGGCAGTTCTGGTGGAGGATTATTTAATAAAAAAGGTGAATTAGTAGGGATTACTTCGAGTGGCTATAATAGTAATGCTGATTTGAATTTTGCAGTAGCGATAGATGAAATGAGTAGTTGGAATAAGTATTTTAAAATGAACTATAATGACATCAAGGTTTTACCTATAGACAACCTGTCCAATGTTCCAATTTTAGGGAATATTGCATTGGGAATGACAAAGGCACAAGTAAAGAAATTAGAAACTGCCACACTATACCAAGAAAATTCCAATAGTCTAGCATATAAAAATAAATTGATATTTGAGTATACAGCCAATGTGATATACGAATTTAAGGATGATAAATTAGTAGCAATCAATATTTTCCATGATGTAGTGAACAATCAAGATGATCTAAAATTATTAGAGGCATATTTTTTGGCAATGTACGATAAAATTTCAGCAATATATGGAGAATCTGATAGCTTAGATACAGATTGGTATGATGACGAAGATGGCTACAGCATAAGTGCATTCTGGGATGAGGATACAGAGGGAATCTTATTAACTTCTACAATCATGGATGATTTCTCATCATTTGGAGGTATTCGTATCGCTCTTAAATAA